From a single Acidiferrobacteraceae bacterium genomic region:
- a CDS encoding DsrE family protein, which translates to MTDKTLFVVLCSGEHEKIHMAAMMASVAAVSNRKVELFVSMNAIYAFGRDTAPEERYQGGRFSKQMLEKNAPDTMTLLGQGRMLGDMKAWACSMALDVLGWTPDNLVEDLFDGELGLTKFLSDAEEGDLIVV; encoded by the coding sequence ATGACAGACAAGACCCTGTTCGTCGTCCTGTGTTCCGGCGAACACGAAAAGATACACATGGCTGCCATGATGGCGTCCGTGGCCGCGGTGTCGAATCGCAAGGTGGAGCTGTTCGTAAGCATGAACGCGATCTATGCCTTCGGTCGCGACACCGCGCCGGAAGAACGTTACCAGGGTGGCAGGTTTTCGAAACAGATGCTGGAAAAGAACGCCCCCGACACCATGACCCTGCTTGGGCAGGGCCGGATGTTGGGCGATATGAAGGCCTGGGCCTGTTCGATGGCGCTCGACGTTCTGGGCTGGACACCGGACAACCTGGTGGAAGACCTGTTTGACGGCGAGTTGGGCCTGACGAAATTCCTCTCCGACGCGGAAGAGGGTGACCTGATTGTTGTTTAG